The segment GCACCGGGCTCGGCCTCTCCATCGTCAAGCACCTGGTGGAGGCGCACGGCGGGACCATCGAGGCGGAGAGCACGCTCGGGGAGGGGACCACGATAAGGTTCACGCTGCCGGCGGAGGACTGAGCGCGAAACCGCGGAGAACGCAGAGGACGGCACAGAGAGGGCCCGGGAGTGAGGTCCTGGATAGCCCCGGACCGACTACGAGGTCACGGAGGAGAGTGTGGGAGTCCGGGATTCACTCAGGCTATTGTGAAAGTCCGGCATTCACTCGGGCAATGAAGTGAAAAGGGGAAAGGTGTTCTCCGCGTCCACTGTGACAACCTCTGCGTGTGTGGTTGTGTCCGCGAGCCCGGGGTGAAAGATTCGCCGTTTTCCAGACATCAATCCGTGACGATCGGAGAGCACGAATGATTCGGCGACCTTTGATGGTGATGGTAGCGGGTGCGGTGCTGACGTTCGCCGGCGGGAGCCCGGCCGATGCCCAGGACACTGACGTGATCATCGGGTCCGAGGCGATCGAGATCGACATTGGAGGGCGGGTTCAGACCCAGTTCAATACCACCACCATTGCGAGCGAGGCACCTTCGGAGATGATCCTGCGCCGCGCGCGCATCGAGCTCGACGTGACGGTGAACGACCTGGTGAGCGCGAGCATCGATCCCGATTTCGCCGGGAACGAGGTCACCCTCAAGGACGTCTACGCCAAGCTCAACTTCTCCCCGCAGTTCCAGCTCCTCGTAGGCCAGGCCTACAAGCCCTTCGGGCTGCTCGAGCAGACCAGCTCCACCCGGATCCTGCCGATCGAGCGTGGACTGCGGGTACGCGGCCTGGAGGCGATGGACGAGTACGCGATCCTCAACGAGCTGGAGTACAGCGATCGCGACATCGGCGTCCAGGTCATGGGAGAGCCCGATTTTCTGCCCCTGGGCTTCAGGTATCAGGCGGGAATCTTCCGGGGGCCGCTGCACGGGGCTTCGAACATCGACGACAGCTACCAGTACGCGGCGCGATTCACCATCCAGCCCAGCGAGATCGTCCGCGTGGGCGCCGGATGGAGCAGCCGCCACTTCCTGGATGTGCCGGTGAACGAGTCCGATCCGTTCGTTCGCGGCCACGCCTTCGAGCTGGATGCGGAGGTGGGGACCTACGATCCGGGACTCCACCTGCTGGGCGAGATCTCCTTCGGCGACGCCAACCCCAGCCTCGGACAGGACTTCTTTGGGGCCCACGGCTGGGTCGCCTGGCGCTCCGAGGAGATCTCGCCCGTGGTGTCCGCCTTCGAGCCGATCTTCCGCGCCAGCTACGGCGACGTCGACGAGGCCGGCGAGACCACCCTGCTGACCCCCGGCTTCAACGTCTACTTCGGCGGCCGGAACCGCCTGATGGTGAACTACGACTTCGTTCTCCTCGGCGACGCGTCCGACGACACCGAGGGAAGCTTCAAGATGCAGATGCAAGTCGCCTTCTAGGCGGGAATTACGGACTACGGATTACGAATTACGAATTACGAATTACGAATTTGCCATCCTGAGCGAAGCGAAGGATCGCATTCCAATACAGTGCTTGCCCGCGATCTTCGGTGGCGCTCAGGATGACGACAGCGCATTTAAAATTCGTAATTCGTAATTCGTAATTCGTAATTTCTCCCACTAACCCTCCGCCTCCCCCCCTTTTACCTCCCCGTCTCAGCGTCGTGACCGATCCGTTACACGCCTCGCGTATGATTCGGCGGCTCGAAGCAGACCTACAACGAGAGACGCCTGATGAATCGAACCTGGACGAGGTGGGTCGCGACGGCGGCGGGGGCAGTCGTTCTCGGCGCTTGCGGGGGGGATGGGGGTGAAGCGACGCCGGGGGAGATGGCGCAGCGGCAATCGGCGGGCGGCGCCGTCTCGCTGACCGGGGCGGGGGCGACCTTCCCCTATCCCATCTACTCCCGCTGGTTCAGTGACTACGCCGCCCAGACCGGCGTGCGGGTGAACTACCAGTCGATCGGCTCGGGCGGCGGCATCCGGCAACTCACCGAGAAGACGGTGGACTTCGGCGCCTCGGACGCGCCAATGACGGAGGAGGAGCTGGCCGCCGCGCCGGGCACGGTGCACATCCCCACCGTCATCGGGGCGGTGGCGGTGGCCTACAACCTTCCTTCGGTAGGCCAACCGATCCGCCTTACGGGCGAGCTGCTGGCGGACATCTTCCTGGGCCAGGTCACCCGCTGGAACGATCCGCGGATCCGGGAGTTGAACCCCGGTCTGGAACTCCCCGCCGAGGACATCCTGGTCGTCCGACGCAGCGACGGCAGCGGTACCACCTTCGTCTTCACTGAATACCTGGCGGCGGTGAACCCGGCCTGGCTACACCGCGTCGGGGTGGGCAAGTCGGTGAACTGGCCGACCGGCCTGGGGGCAAAGGGGAACGAGGGTGTCACCGGCCAGCTCAAGCAGGCGGTCGGAGCGATCGGTTACGTCGAGCAGGTCTACGCCGAACAGAACAACCTGCCCACCGCCGCCATCCGGAACAGCGCCGGCGAGTTCGTGACGCCTTCGGTGCAGGGGGCGATGGCCGCCGCGGCCGGGGCGGCCGAATCGCTACGGCCGGGTGGCGACCTGACGCTCTCGCTGGTGAACGCCGAGGGGCCGCAGAGCTACCCCATCACCACGTGGACGTACCTGCTGCTCCCGCCGAACTTCACCGATTGCGCGCGCGGTCAGGCGGTGGTGGAGCTGGTCCGCTGGATGTTGACGCAGGGCGACGCGACAGCCGAATCGCTCGGATACGCGCCGCTCCCCGCGTCCGTGGAGCGAGAGGCGCTCGCTCGTCTGGATGCGATCACCTGCGGGCCCGACGCGAAGCCGATCGCTAGCGGCTCATGAGCCAGCAGGGCTCCGTTGCGAGTGCAGGCGGCGCCGGTGGAGGGGCGGGCGTCGCCAGCCTGCGACGCTTACTCCCCGTCTGGGCGCGGGGCAACGCGGCCGATACCGCGTACGGGATGGTCCTCCTCCTCTTCGGTCTGGCCATCCCGGTCCTGTTCGGCTTCATCCTCTACCGGGTGGGTGTGGCGGCATGGCCTGCCGCCCAGACCTTTGGCTGGGGCTTCGTCGTCGGCTCGGAGTGGAACCCGGTCGCGGGTGAGTTCGGGGCGCTGCCGTTCATCGTCGGTACGCTCCTCACCTCGGCGATCGCCCTCCTGCTCGCGGTACCGCTCTCGGTCGGGCTGGCCATCTTCCTCACCGAGCTGGCGCCCCGCTGGCTCGCCGGCCCCATCGCCTTCGCCACCGAGCTGCTGGCGGCGATCCCCAGCGTCGTCTACGGGCTCTGGGGATTGTTCGTGCTGGTCCCCTGGCTACGCGAGGGGATCATGAAGCCGGTGATCGGCGCGGTCGGGGCTCGCATCAGCTGGCTGAGCGGTCCGGCTTTCGGCCCGAGCATCCTGGCCGGCGGGGTGATCCTCGCGATCATGATCATTCCCTTCATCTCCGCGGTCTCGCGTGAGGTGCTGGCGGCCGTGCCGCGGGCGCAGCGAGAGGCAGCACTCGCACTCGGCGCTACCCGCTGGGAGATGACCTGGCAGGTGGCGCTTCCCTACGCGCTGCCGGGGATCATCGGCGCCACCATCCTGGGACTGGGAAGGGCGCTGGGGGAGACCATGGCGATCACCATGGTGATCGGGAACACCCCTGACCTGCCCGACTCGATCTTCGATCCGGGCTACTCCATGGCCAGCGTGTTGGCCAACGAGTTTGCCGAGGCGTCGGGCGAGCTCTACCTGGCCGCGCTGATGGAGATCGGGCTGCTGCTCTTCGGCATCACCATCGTCGTGAACTCGGTGGCGCGCTTTCTGGTCTGGCGTGCCGGGCGCCGGGGAGGGAGCTGAAATGGTACGGCTCAGTCGGCGCGCGCGGGGTGAGAGCCGGGGAGGGATAGCCCGATCGCCTCTGCGAGAGCGGCGCCGGCGCGTGGTGAACGCGCTGATGCTGACGCTCACCGGCGTCGCGACCGTGGTCACCATCATCCCGCTCCTCCTGATCTTCTTCTACCTGCTGGAAGCGGGGTTCGGCTCGCTGAACCTGGACTTCTTCACCGAGGTGCCGGCGCCCGTGGGGCAGGCCGGCGGAGGAGTGGGCAACGCGATCCTGGGCACACTGGAGCTGGTGCTGTTTGCCGGCTTGCTCGGCCTGCCGGTCGCCCTGGGCGCGGGCGTCTTCCTGGCGGAGGCGGGGGAGGGCCGGCTGGCGACAGCGGTTCGCTTCGTCGCCGACGTGATGAACGGCATCCCCTCGATCGTGGTGGGAATCTTCGTCTGGGCCTGGCTGGTGGTGTCGATGGGCCACTTCTCGCTCTTCGCCGGCTCCGTGGCCCTGGCGGTGATGCTGGTGCCGATGGTCACACGCACCACGGAGGAGATGATCCGACTGGTCCCGCGCGAGCTGCGCGAGGGCGGATTGGCGCTGGGTCTCACCCGCTGGCGAACGACCATCGGCATCGTGCTACCCGCGGCGAAGAGCGGCATCCTCACCGGAATCCTGGTGGCGCTCGCGCGCGTCGCGGGTGAGACGGCGCCGCTCCTCTTCACCGCTTTCGGCAACCCCTTCTGGTCGTGGCGCCCCGATCAGCCGGTGGCGGCGTTACCGCTCCAGATCTTCCAGTACGCCATCGCGCCGTACGAGGACTGGCACCGGCAGGCCTGGGCGGGCGCGCTCGTGCTCATCGGGCTGGTGCTCATCGTCAACCTGAGCGCGCGATATCTGATCCGTAGTCCTTACCGGGAGCAGTAGGACATGGTGGAAACCCAAATGAAAAGTCATCCAGAGCCGGTGACCGCTCGCCGCGGGACGACGACCGCTCGCCGGGCGGGTGCGGTGACGCGCGAGGTCCAGCCGCCCCCGCGGCCGCTGGTGGAGGCGAGGGGCTTCTCCTTCTTCTATGGGCAGACGCAGGCACTGCACGGGATCGACCTGGCGATCCCCGAGCACCGGGTGACCGCGCTGATCGGCCCCTCGGGGTGCGGCAAGTCGACCTTCCTGCGGTCCATCAACCGCATGAACGACCTCATCCCCGGGATCCGGCACGAGGGTGAGATCCTGCTGAACGGGAGATCGGTCTACGCACCCGACCAGGACGTGGTGGCGCTGCGCAGGCGGGTAGGGATGGTCTTCCAGAAGTCCAATCCCTTCCCCAAGTCGATCTACGACAACGTCGCCTACGGCGCGCGGGTAAACGGGCTGGCCCGCAACCGCCAGGCGCTGAACGACATCGTGGAGCGGTCGCTGCGGGGCGCGGCCCTCTGGGACGAGGTCAAGGATCGGCTGCACCGCAGCGCCCTGGGCCTCTCCGGTGGGCAGCAGCAGCGGCTCTGCATTGCGCGGGCGCTGGCGGTGAACCCCGAGGTGCTGTTGATGGACGAGCCGGCGAGCGCGCTCGATCCGATCGCCACCCAGCGCATCGAGGAGCTCATCTATGAGCTGAAGGAGCGCTACACGATCGTAATCGTCACGCACAACATGCAGCAGGCCGCCCGGGTTTCGGACTACACCGCGTTCTTCTATCTCGGGCGCCTGGTGGAGGTCGGACGGACCGACGACATGTTCACCAATCCACGCGAGGAGCAGACCGAGGCCTACATCACCGGGAGGTTCGGATGAGCGCGGCCACAGCGCCGCGCCACTTCCACGAGGAGCTGGCGCAGTTGAAGAAGCTCCTGCTGGAAATGTCGGGTCTGGCGGAGGAGCAGGTACGCACCTCGATGGAGGCCTTCAGGGAGCAGGATCCGATTCGGGCTGAGGCGGTGATCCTGGCGGATCGCGAGCTCGACGCGATGGAGATGGAAGTGGACGACGCATGCGTCCACCTCCTGGCGCTGCAACAACCCCTCGCCCGCGATCTGCGGCTGATCACCATGGCAATGAAGATCGCCAACGACCTGGAGCGGGTGGGCGACCACGCCGTGAACATCGCCCAGGCCGTGCAGCGTCTTTCGCAAAGGCCGCCATTTTCGCAGTTTCCCGAGGTTGAGGAGATGGCCCGCCACGCCAGCGAGATGCTCTCGGATGCGCTGGACGATTTCGTGCGGAGCGACGCCGAGGGCGCCAGGGCCGTTTGCCAGCGGGACGACCAGGTTGACGCGCTGCACGAGTCGCTCTTCCGCGTCCTCCTGACGCACATGATGGAGGATCCGCGGCGGATCGGGCCCGCGATGGAGCTGTTCCTGGTGGGCCGTAATCTCGAGCGGATCGCGGACCTGGCGACCAACATCGCCGAGGACGTGGTCTTCCTGGTGGAAGGCCGTACGATCAAACACCAGGCGGAGCGCCGCGTGAGCCAGGAGGCGTCTCCGCCCGATTGACCGACGGCGCGACGCGCCGTCGGGGAACCCCGGACCCGCAGCAGCGATGCGTCAGCCCTCCCCTCAACCTCCTTCCGTCGAGGACCCCGTCCAGCGGCTGCTCGAGCAGGTCGTCGAGGAGCCCTCCCCCTCACCACTCCAGCAGGACGGCTCACTACGCGGCCGCTGCGCCATCGTCACCGGCGGCGCGACCGGCATCGGGCGCGCCATCTGCCTGGAGCTGGCCCGCCAGGGGGTACACATCGCGTTCAACTTCCTGGCGACCGGCACGGACGCCGAGGAGATCCGCGAGCAGGCCAAGCAGACCGCCGGCGAGATCGCGCAGCTCGAGGTGCGCGTGCACTCCGAGGAGTGCGACGTGCGCGACCCCGACGCCGTGCGAGGCTTCGTGGACCGCACGCGGCGCATCCTGGGCGGGGTGCACATCCTGGTCAACAACGCCGGCGTGGCGCACGATCGCGCTCTGTGGATGATGACCGACGAGCAGTGGAAAGAGGTCCTGGACACCAACCTGACCGGGGCCTTCTACATGCTGCGGGCGGTCACCCCGATTCTGCGCTCCCAGCGCGATGGAAAGGTGGTGAACGTGGCGTCCGTGCACGCCTTGCGCGGCGAGTTCGGGATCGCGAACTATTCCGCCTCCAAGGCGGGACTGCTGGCGCTCACCCGCGCCGCGGCCGTGGAGCTGGGCCCCAGCAATGTGAACGTGAACGCCGTGGCGCCGGGCTACATCCGCACCACCCGCCTGACCCACGACGTCCCCCCCGAGGTCCTCGACCGCGCGCGCGAGCGCTCCGCCCTGGGCCGCCTGGGCGACCCCCAGGACGTAGCCAACGTGGTGGTGTTCCTGTGCTCCGAGCTGGCGAGGCACATTACGGGAGCGGTGGTGCCGGTGGATGGGGGGCATGTGTTGTGAAGAAGCTAGAAGTTAGAAGCTAGAAGCTAGAATTCTCATCTTCGGGCTTCCCAGCGGCGGCGAGGGGCATTCTTACACAGCAGAGACGCTCTTCGTATCGAGAAGCCGAGGAATGGAATTCTAGCTTCTAGCTTCTGGCTCCTGGCTTCTTCCGCCGGCCCGATCCCTGCAGATTTTCCGAAGAATGGAATTCAAAAATTCTTCTTCTCATTCCCGGCCGCTCCCCGTCACCCTCATTCCCGGCGACGGCATCGGGCCTGATATCACGGAGGCGGTGGTGCGGGTGCTGGAGGCGGCGGGGGCGCCGATCGCGTGGGACCGGCAGGTCGCGGGCATGGCGGCGCTCGACGCGGAGAACACGCCGCTCCCGCAGGCTTGCATCGATTCGATCCGGCGCAACCGGGTGGCGCTGAAGGGTCCGTTGACGACGCCCGTGGGGGTCGGCTTCCGCTCGATCAACGTGGCGCTGCGCAAGGAGTTCGACCTCTACGCCAACGTGCGGCCAGCGCGCACGATCCTGCCGGACTACAGGTACGACAACATCGACCTCGTACTCATCCGCGAGAACACCGAGGGGCTCTACAGCGGGGTCGAGCACTATGTGGGGATCGGGGACGATCCGCGCGCGGCGGCCGAGTCCGTGATGATCGTCACCCGCTTTGGGGCCACGCGCATCCTGCGGTACGCCTTCGAGTACGCCGTGGCGCACGGGCGGAAGAAGGTCACGCTGGCCCACAAGGCGAACATCCTCAAGTACACCCAGGGGCTCTTCCTCGACGTGGGCCGGGAGATGGCGCGCGAGTACGAGGGGCGGGTGGAGTTCGAGGATCGCATCATCGACGCCACGGCGATGATGCTGGTGATGGACCCCTACCGCTTCGAC is part of the Longimicrobiaceae bacterium genome and harbors:
- a CDS encoding porin is translated as MIRRPLMVMVAGAVLTFAGGSPADAQDTDVIIGSEAIEIDIGGRVQTQFNTTTIASEAPSEMILRRARIELDVTVNDLVSASIDPDFAGNEVTLKDVYAKLNFSPQFQLLVGQAYKPFGLLEQTSSTRILPIERGLRVRGLEAMDEYAILNELEYSDRDIGVQVMGEPDFLPLGFRYQAGIFRGPLHGASNIDDSYQYAARFTIQPSEIVRVGAGWSSRHFLDVPVNESDPFVRGHAFELDAEVGTYDPGLHLLGEISFGDANPSLGQDFFGAHGWVAWRSEEISPVVSAFEPIFRASYGDVDEAGETTLLTPGFNVYFGGRNRLMVNYDFVLLGDASDDTEGSFKMQMQVAF
- the pstS gene encoding phosphate ABC transporter substrate-binding protein PstS; translated protein: MNRTWTRWVATAAGAVVLGACGGDGGEATPGEMAQRQSAGGAVSLTGAGATFPYPIYSRWFSDYAAQTGVRVNYQSIGSGGGIRQLTEKTVDFGASDAPMTEEELAAAPGTVHIPTVIGAVAVAYNLPSVGQPIRLTGELLADIFLGQVTRWNDPRIRELNPGLELPAEDILVVRRSDGSGTTFVFTEYLAAVNPAWLHRVGVGKSVNWPTGLGAKGNEGVTGQLKQAVGAIGYVEQVYAEQNNLPTAAIRNSAGEFVTPSVQGAMAAAAGAAESLRPGGDLTLSLVNAEGPQSYPITTWTYLLLPPNFTDCARGQAVVELVRWMLTQGDATAESLGYAPLPASVEREALARLDAITCGPDAKPIASGS
- the pstC gene encoding phosphate ABC transporter permease subunit PstC, whose product is MSQQGSVASAGGAGGGAGVASLRRLLPVWARGNAADTAYGMVLLLFGLAIPVLFGFILYRVGVAAWPAAQTFGWGFVVGSEWNPVAGEFGALPFIVGTLLTSAIALLLAVPLSVGLAIFLTELAPRWLAGPIAFATELLAAIPSVVYGLWGLFVLVPWLREGIMKPVIGAVGARISWLSGPAFGPSILAGGVILAIMIIPFISAVSREVLAAVPRAQREAALALGATRWEMTWQVALPYALPGIIGATILGLGRALGETMAITMVIGNTPDLPDSIFDPGYSMASVLANEFAEASGELYLAALMEIGLLLFGITIVVNSVARFLVWRAGRRGGS
- the pstA gene encoding phosphate ABC transporter permease PstA; the encoded protein is MVRLSRRARGESRGGIARSPLRERRRRVVNALMLTLTGVATVVTIIPLLLIFFYLLEAGFGSLNLDFFTEVPAPVGQAGGGVGNAILGTLELVLFAGLLGLPVALGAGVFLAEAGEGRLATAVRFVADVMNGIPSIVVGIFVWAWLVVSMGHFSLFAGSVALAVMLVPMVTRTTEEMIRLVPRELREGGLALGLTRWRTTIGIVLPAAKSGILTGILVALARVAGETAPLLFTAFGNPFWSWRPDQPVAALPLQIFQYAIAPYEDWHRQAWAGALVLIGLVLIVNLSARYLIRSPYREQ
- the pstB gene encoding phosphate ABC transporter ATP-binding protein PstB — translated: MKSHPEPVTARRGTTTARRAGAVTREVQPPPRPLVEARGFSFFYGQTQALHGIDLAIPEHRVTALIGPSGCGKSTFLRSINRMNDLIPGIRHEGEILLNGRSVYAPDQDVVALRRRVGMVFQKSNPFPKSIYDNVAYGARVNGLARNRQALNDIVERSLRGAALWDEVKDRLHRSALGLSGGQQQRLCIARALAVNPEVLLMDEPASALDPIATQRIEELIYELKERYTIVIVTHNMQQAARVSDYTAFFYLGRLVEVGRTDDMFTNPREEQTEAYITGRFG
- the phoU gene encoding phosphate signaling complex protein PhoU; this translates as MSAATAPRHFHEELAQLKKLLLEMSGLAEEQVRTSMEAFREQDPIRAEAVILADRELDAMEMEVDDACVHLLALQQPLARDLRLITMAMKIANDLERVGDHAVNIAQAVQRLSQRPPFSQFPEVEEMARHASEMLSDALDDFVRSDAEGARAVCQRDDQVDALHESLFRVLLTHMMEDPRRIGPAMELFLVGRNLERIADLATNIAEDVVFLVEGRTIKHQAERRVSQEASPPD
- the fabG gene encoding 3-oxoacyl-ACP reductase FabG, with the translated sequence MRQPSPQPPSVEDPVQRLLEQVVEEPSPSPLQQDGSLRGRCAIVTGGATGIGRAICLELARQGVHIAFNFLATGTDAEEIREQAKQTAGEIAQLEVRVHSEECDVRDPDAVRGFVDRTRRILGGVHILVNNAGVAHDRALWMMTDEQWKEVLDTNLTGAFYMLRAVTPILRSQRDGKVVNVASVHALRGEFGIANYSASKAGLLALTRAAAVELGPSNVNVNAVAPGYIRTTRLTHDVPPEVLDRARERSALGRLGDPQDVANVVVFLCSELARHITGAVVPVDGGHVL
- a CDS encoding isocitrate/isopropylmalate family dehydrogenase, whose protein sequence is MEFKNSSSHSRPLPVTLIPGDGIGPDITEAVVRVLEAAGAPIAWDRQVAGMAALDAENTPLPQACIDSIRRNRVALKGPLTTPVGVGFRSINVALRKEFDLYANVRPARTILPDYRYDNIDLVLIRENTEGLYSGVEHYVGIGDDPRAAAESVMIVTRFGATRILRYAFEYAVAHGRKKVTLAHKANILKYTQGLFLDVGREMAREYEGRVEFEDRIIDATAMMLVMDPYRFDVIVCENMFGDILSDEIAGLVGGLGLAPGGNIGTNAAIFEAVHGSAPDIVGRNIANPSALLLAAVMMLEHLGLREHAERVRKALEETVRARETLTPDLGGSASTDEFTDAIIRRL